In Sphaeramia orbicularis chromosome 1, fSphaOr1.1, whole genome shotgun sequence, a genomic segment contains:
- the sp2 gene encoding transcription factor Sp2 isoform X2, which yields MATTVAVSPSEYLQPSTASTQLEDHTCGPQRGTKALQDTQPSPLALLAATCSKIGPPAAQAPVTAPPAQPQPRRLLPIKPAPIAPAPPKNLGFLSTKGNVIQLPAGLGSTAPGSPIVLTIQQSPARTNTSAPANIQYQVMPQIQGPQTIQVMPQGGQIQLIPGTNQAIITTPMTVPAPAAAATPVTPQKSVAIKPSTKPRKPNNATTNMVQLPGGLTLPLNVATGEVGGTPIVTETAAAPPTPGKGRRGRKKKVIATQPPPPPPAQAASPPPEQMETILIEAGDNIIQAGNNLLIVQSPGQPAVVQQVQLVQSKPESQVVQIPQQALKVVQAASATLPPVPQRQTPPSNLQVTPTDPSPTQIFFKTPSGEWQTVQLQETVSSTAPPTPSVTTTTTTASSPAASTKKTLVGGRKERTLAKIAPAGGMIALNTSQMSSAPQAVQTISINGVQVQGVPVTITNAGGQQHLTVQTMQGGGLQLAALQGQPAVQVDQTLTLELPGQPGEKKRRMACTCPNCKDADKRPGEVGKRKHICHVPGCEKTFRKTSLLRAHVRLHTGERPFACSWVFCGKRFTRSDELQRHARTHTGDKRFECSQCQKRFMRSDHLTKHYKTHINTKNL from the exons ATGGCCACCACTGTTGCTGTCAGTCCCAGCGAGTACCTTCAGCCCTCCACCGCCTCCACACAA CTTGAGGATCACACATGTGGACCACAGAGGGGCACTAAAGCTTTGCAG GACACCCAGCCCTCTCCTTTGGCCCTTCTGGCTGCTACCTGTAGTAAAATTGGCCCTCCTGCTGCTCAGGCTCCAGTCACCGCCCCTCCAGCGCAGCCTCAGCCTCGCAGGCTTCTTCCTATAAAACCAGCCCCAATTGCACCTGCTCCACCCAAAAACCTGGGTTTCCTGTCAACCAAGGGCAATGTGATCCAGCTGCCTGCTGGTCTGGGGTCCACAGCCCCTGGCAGCCCTATTGTGCTCACCATCCAGCAGAGTCCAGCTCGCACCAACACCTCTGCCCCCGCCAACATCCAGTATCAGGTGATGCCGCAGATCCAGGGTCCTCAGACTATCCAGGTGATGCCACAGGGAGGCCAAATCCAGCTCATACCTGGAACCAACCAGGCAATCATCACCACACCCATGACAGTCCCTGCCCCAGCAGCTGCTGCTACACCGGTCACTCCACAGAAAAGTGTCGCCATTAAGCCCTCCACCAAGCCACGGAAGCCAAACAATGCCACCACAAACATGGTGCAGCTTCCTGGTGGGCTGACACTGCCACTTAATGTGGCAACAGGAGAGGTGGGTGGGACTCCAATAGTCACAGAGACAGCAGCTGCCCCACCCACTCCTGGGAAGGGAAGACGAGGGAGGAAGAAGAAAGTCATAGCTactcagcctcctcctcctccacctgcgCAGGCTGCATCACCACCACCAGAGCAGATGGAGACCATCCTGATAGAAGCTGGAGACAACATCATACAG GCAGGCAACAACCTGTTGATTGTGCAGAGTCCCGGGCAGCCGGCTGTGGTGCAGCAGGTGCAGCTGGTCCAGTCTAAACCGGAGTCTCAGGTGGTTCAGATCCCACAGCAGGCCCTGAAGGTGGTGCAAGCCGCCTCAGCTACACTGCCACCAGTTCCACAGAGACAGACACCACCATCAAACCTGCAGGTCACCCCGACAGATCCTTCACCCACACAG ATTTTTTTCAAAACACCATCAGGTGAGTGGCAGACTGTCCAGCTCCAGGAGACGGTCTCCTCAACAGCTCCCCCCACGCCTTCAGtaacaaccaccaccaccacagcctCCTCACCTGCAGCCAGTACCAAAAAGACGCTAGTTGGGGGACGGAAGGAGCGGACTCTGGCCAAAATCGCTCCTGCAGGGGGAATGATTGCTCTGAATACATCACAGATGTCCTCAGCACCACAAGCAGTCCAGACGATCAGCATCAATGGGGTCCAAGTTCAGGGAGTTCCTGTCACCATCACCAACGCCGGGG GCCAACAGCACCTAACAGTGCAAACCATGCAGGGTGGAGGGCTCCAACTTGCAGCGCTGCAGGGCCAACCAGCCGTCCAGGTAGACCAGACCCTCACACTCGAGCTGCCTGGTCAGCCAGGAGAGAAGAAGAGGCGCATGGCTTGCACCTGCCCCAACTGTAAAGACGCTGATAAGAG GCCTGGGGAGGTGGGGAAGAGGAAGCACATCTGCCACGTCCCTGGCTGCGAGAAGACATTCAGGAAAACATCACTGCTCAGAGCTCACGTCCGACTGCACACTGGTGAGAGGCCCTTCGCCTGTAGCTGGGTCTTCTGTGGGAAACGCTTCACACGCAGTGACGAGCTGCAGCGGCACGCCAGAACGCACACGG gAGACAAACGGTTCGAGTGCAGCCAGTGTCAAAAACGTTTCATGCGGAGCGACCACCTGACGAAGCATTACAAGACTCACATAAACACCAAGAACCTGTGA
- the sp2 gene encoding transcription factor Sp2 isoform X1, protein MSEQQDSMATTVAVSPSEYLQPSTASTQLEDHTCGPQRGTKALQDTQPSPLALLAATCSKIGPPAAQAPVTAPPAQPQPRRLLPIKPAPIAPAPPKNLGFLSTKGNVIQLPAGLGSTAPGSPIVLTIQQSPARTNTSAPANIQYQVMPQIQGPQTIQVMPQGGQIQLIPGTNQAIITTPMTVPAPAAAATPVTPQKSVAIKPSTKPRKPNNATTNMVQLPGGLTLPLNVATGEVGGTPIVTETAAAPPTPGKGRRGRKKKVIATQPPPPPPAQAASPPPEQMETILIEAGDNIIQAGNNLLIVQSPGQPAVVQQVQLVQSKPESQVVQIPQQALKVVQAASATLPPVPQRQTPPSNLQVTPTDPSPTQIFFKTPSGEWQTVQLQETVSSTAPPTPSVTTTTTTASSPAASTKKTLVGGRKERTLAKIAPAGGMIALNTSQMSSAPQAVQTISINGVQVQGVPVTITNAGGQQHLTVQTMQGGGLQLAALQGQPAVQVDQTLTLELPGQPGEKKRRMACTCPNCKDADKRPGEVGKRKHICHVPGCEKTFRKTSLLRAHVRLHTGERPFACSWVFCGKRFTRSDELQRHARTHTGDKRFECSQCQKRFMRSDHLTKHYKTHINTKNL, encoded by the exons ATGAGCG aacaacaggACAGTATGGCCACCACTGTTGCTGTCAGTCCCAGCGAGTACCTTCAGCCCTCCACCGCCTCCACACAA CTTGAGGATCACACATGTGGACCACAGAGGGGCACTAAAGCTTTGCAG GACACCCAGCCCTCTCCTTTGGCCCTTCTGGCTGCTACCTGTAGTAAAATTGGCCCTCCTGCTGCTCAGGCTCCAGTCACCGCCCCTCCAGCGCAGCCTCAGCCTCGCAGGCTTCTTCCTATAAAACCAGCCCCAATTGCACCTGCTCCACCCAAAAACCTGGGTTTCCTGTCAACCAAGGGCAATGTGATCCAGCTGCCTGCTGGTCTGGGGTCCACAGCCCCTGGCAGCCCTATTGTGCTCACCATCCAGCAGAGTCCAGCTCGCACCAACACCTCTGCCCCCGCCAACATCCAGTATCAGGTGATGCCGCAGATCCAGGGTCCTCAGACTATCCAGGTGATGCCACAGGGAGGCCAAATCCAGCTCATACCTGGAACCAACCAGGCAATCATCACCACACCCATGACAGTCCCTGCCCCAGCAGCTGCTGCTACACCGGTCACTCCACAGAAAAGTGTCGCCATTAAGCCCTCCACCAAGCCACGGAAGCCAAACAATGCCACCACAAACATGGTGCAGCTTCCTGGTGGGCTGACACTGCCACTTAATGTGGCAACAGGAGAGGTGGGTGGGACTCCAATAGTCACAGAGACAGCAGCTGCCCCACCCACTCCTGGGAAGGGAAGACGAGGGAGGAAGAAGAAAGTCATAGCTactcagcctcctcctcctccacctgcgCAGGCTGCATCACCACCACCAGAGCAGATGGAGACCATCCTGATAGAAGCTGGAGACAACATCATACAG GCAGGCAACAACCTGTTGATTGTGCAGAGTCCCGGGCAGCCGGCTGTGGTGCAGCAGGTGCAGCTGGTCCAGTCTAAACCGGAGTCTCAGGTGGTTCAGATCCCACAGCAGGCCCTGAAGGTGGTGCAAGCCGCCTCAGCTACACTGCCACCAGTTCCACAGAGACAGACACCACCATCAAACCTGCAGGTCACCCCGACAGATCCTTCACCCACACAG ATTTTTTTCAAAACACCATCAGGTGAGTGGCAGACTGTCCAGCTCCAGGAGACGGTCTCCTCAACAGCTCCCCCCACGCCTTCAGtaacaaccaccaccaccacagcctCCTCACCTGCAGCCAGTACCAAAAAGACGCTAGTTGGGGGACGGAAGGAGCGGACTCTGGCCAAAATCGCTCCTGCAGGGGGAATGATTGCTCTGAATACATCACAGATGTCCTCAGCACCACAAGCAGTCCAGACGATCAGCATCAATGGGGTCCAAGTTCAGGGAGTTCCTGTCACCATCACCAACGCCGGGG GCCAACAGCACCTAACAGTGCAAACCATGCAGGGTGGAGGGCTCCAACTTGCAGCGCTGCAGGGCCAACCAGCCGTCCAGGTAGACCAGACCCTCACACTCGAGCTGCCTGGTCAGCCAGGAGAGAAGAAGAGGCGCATGGCTTGCACCTGCCCCAACTGTAAAGACGCTGATAAGAG GCCTGGGGAGGTGGGGAAGAGGAAGCACATCTGCCACGTCCCTGGCTGCGAGAAGACATTCAGGAAAACATCACTGCTCAGAGCTCACGTCCGACTGCACACTGGTGAGAGGCCCTTCGCCTGTAGCTGGGTCTTCTGTGGGAAACGCTTCACACGCAGTGACGAGCTGCAGCGGCACGCCAGAACGCACACGG gAGACAAACGGTTCGAGTGCAGCCAGTGTCAAAAACGTTTCATGCGGAGCGACCACCTGACGAAGCATTACAAGACTCACATAAACACCAAGAACCTGTGA
- the sp2 gene encoding transcription factor Sp2 isoform X3: protein MSEQQDSMATTVAVSPSEYLQPSTASTQDTQPSPLALLAATCSKIGPPAAQAPVTAPPAQPQPRRLLPIKPAPIAPAPPKNLGFLSTKGNVIQLPAGLGSTAPGSPIVLTIQQSPARTNTSAPANIQYQVMPQIQGPQTIQVMPQGGQIQLIPGTNQAIITTPMTVPAPAAAATPVTPQKSVAIKPSTKPRKPNNATTNMVQLPGGLTLPLNVATGEVGGTPIVTETAAAPPTPGKGRRGRKKKVIATQPPPPPPAQAASPPPEQMETILIEAGDNIIQAGNNLLIVQSPGQPAVVQQVQLVQSKPESQVVQIPQQALKVVQAASATLPPVPQRQTPPSNLQVTPTDPSPTQIFFKTPSGEWQTVQLQETVSSTAPPTPSVTTTTTTASSPAASTKKTLVGGRKERTLAKIAPAGGMIALNTSQMSSAPQAVQTISINGVQVQGVPVTITNAGGQQHLTVQTMQGGGLQLAALQGQPAVQVDQTLTLELPGQPGEKKRRMACTCPNCKDADKRPGEVGKRKHICHVPGCEKTFRKTSLLRAHVRLHTGERPFACSWVFCGKRFTRSDELQRHARTHTGDKRFECSQCQKRFMRSDHLTKHYKTHINTKNL from the exons ATGAGCG aacaacaggACAGTATGGCCACCACTGTTGCTGTCAGTCCCAGCGAGTACCTTCAGCCCTCCACCGCCTCCACACAA GACACCCAGCCCTCTCCTTTGGCCCTTCTGGCTGCTACCTGTAGTAAAATTGGCCCTCCTGCTGCTCAGGCTCCAGTCACCGCCCCTCCAGCGCAGCCTCAGCCTCGCAGGCTTCTTCCTATAAAACCAGCCCCAATTGCACCTGCTCCACCCAAAAACCTGGGTTTCCTGTCAACCAAGGGCAATGTGATCCAGCTGCCTGCTGGTCTGGGGTCCACAGCCCCTGGCAGCCCTATTGTGCTCACCATCCAGCAGAGTCCAGCTCGCACCAACACCTCTGCCCCCGCCAACATCCAGTATCAGGTGATGCCGCAGATCCAGGGTCCTCAGACTATCCAGGTGATGCCACAGGGAGGCCAAATCCAGCTCATACCTGGAACCAACCAGGCAATCATCACCACACCCATGACAGTCCCTGCCCCAGCAGCTGCTGCTACACCGGTCACTCCACAGAAAAGTGTCGCCATTAAGCCCTCCACCAAGCCACGGAAGCCAAACAATGCCACCACAAACATGGTGCAGCTTCCTGGTGGGCTGACACTGCCACTTAATGTGGCAACAGGAGAGGTGGGTGGGACTCCAATAGTCACAGAGACAGCAGCTGCCCCACCCACTCCTGGGAAGGGAAGACGAGGGAGGAAGAAGAAAGTCATAGCTactcagcctcctcctcctccacctgcgCAGGCTGCATCACCACCACCAGAGCAGATGGAGACCATCCTGATAGAAGCTGGAGACAACATCATACAG GCAGGCAACAACCTGTTGATTGTGCAGAGTCCCGGGCAGCCGGCTGTGGTGCAGCAGGTGCAGCTGGTCCAGTCTAAACCGGAGTCTCAGGTGGTTCAGATCCCACAGCAGGCCCTGAAGGTGGTGCAAGCCGCCTCAGCTACACTGCCACCAGTTCCACAGAGACAGACACCACCATCAAACCTGCAGGTCACCCCGACAGATCCTTCACCCACACAG ATTTTTTTCAAAACACCATCAGGTGAGTGGCAGACTGTCCAGCTCCAGGAGACGGTCTCCTCAACAGCTCCCCCCACGCCTTCAGtaacaaccaccaccaccacagcctCCTCACCTGCAGCCAGTACCAAAAAGACGCTAGTTGGGGGACGGAAGGAGCGGACTCTGGCCAAAATCGCTCCTGCAGGGGGAATGATTGCTCTGAATACATCACAGATGTCCTCAGCACCACAAGCAGTCCAGACGATCAGCATCAATGGGGTCCAAGTTCAGGGAGTTCCTGTCACCATCACCAACGCCGGGG GCCAACAGCACCTAACAGTGCAAACCATGCAGGGTGGAGGGCTCCAACTTGCAGCGCTGCAGGGCCAACCAGCCGTCCAGGTAGACCAGACCCTCACACTCGAGCTGCCTGGTCAGCCAGGAGAGAAGAAGAGGCGCATGGCTTGCACCTGCCCCAACTGTAAAGACGCTGATAAGAG GCCTGGGGAGGTGGGGAAGAGGAAGCACATCTGCCACGTCCCTGGCTGCGAGAAGACATTCAGGAAAACATCACTGCTCAGAGCTCACGTCCGACTGCACACTGGTGAGAGGCCCTTCGCCTGTAGCTGGGTCTTCTGTGGGAAACGCTTCACACGCAGTGACGAGCTGCAGCGGCACGCCAGAACGCACACGG gAGACAAACGGTTCGAGTGCAGCCAGTGTCAAAAACGTTTCATGCGGAGCGACCACCTGACGAAGCATTACAAGACTCACATAAACACCAAGAACCTGTGA
- the sp2 gene encoding transcription factor Sp2 isoform X4: MATTVAVSPSEYLQPSTASTQDTQPSPLALLAATCSKIGPPAAQAPVTAPPAQPQPRRLLPIKPAPIAPAPPKNLGFLSTKGNVIQLPAGLGSTAPGSPIVLTIQQSPARTNTSAPANIQYQVMPQIQGPQTIQVMPQGGQIQLIPGTNQAIITTPMTVPAPAAAATPVTPQKSVAIKPSTKPRKPNNATTNMVQLPGGLTLPLNVATGEVGGTPIVTETAAAPPTPGKGRRGRKKKVIATQPPPPPPAQAASPPPEQMETILIEAGDNIIQAGNNLLIVQSPGQPAVVQQVQLVQSKPESQVVQIPQQALKVVQAASATLPPVPQRQTPPSNLQVTPTDPSPTQIFFKTPSGEWQTVQLQETVSSTAPPTPSVTTTTTTASSPAASTKKTLVGGRKERTLAKIAPAGGMIALNTSQMSSAPQAVQTISINGVQVQGVPVTITNAGGQQHLTVQTMQGGGLQLAALQGQPAVQVDQTLTLELPGQPGEKKRRMACTCPNCKDADKRPGEVGKRKHICHVPGCEKTFRKTSLLRAHVRLHTGERPFACSWVFCGKRFTRSDELQRHARTHTGDKRFECSQCQKRFMRSDHLTKHYKTHINTKNL; encoded by the exons ATGGCCACCACTGTTGCTGTCAGTCCCAGCGAGTACCTTCAGCCCTCCACCGCCTCCACACAA GACACCCAGCCCTCTCCTTTGGCCCTTCTGGCTGCTACCTGTAGTAAAATTGGCCCTCCTGCTGCTCAGGCTCCAGTCACCGCCCCTCCAGCGCAGCCTCAGCCTCGCAGGCTTCTTCCTATAAAACCAGCCCCAATTGCACCTGCTCCACCCAAAAACCTGGGTTTCCTGTCAACCAAGGGCAATGTGATCCAGCTGCCTGCTGGTCTGGGGTCCACAGCCCCTGGCAGCCCTATTGTGCTCACCATCCAGCAGAGTCCAGCTCGCACCAACACCTCTGCCCCCGCCAACATCCAGTATCAGGTGATGCCGCAGATCCAGGGTCCTCAGACTATCCAGGTGATGCCACAGGGAGGCCAAATCCAGCTCATACCTGGAACCAACCAGGCAATCATCACCACACCCATGACAGTCCCTGCCCCAGCAGCTGCTGCTACACCGGTCACTCCACAGAAAAGTGTCGCCATTAAGCCCTCCACCAAGCCACGGAAGCCAAACAATGCCACCACAAACATGGTGCAGCTTCCTGGTGGGCTGACACTGCCACTTAATGTGGCAACAGGAGAGGTGGGTGGGACTCCAATAGTCACAGAGACAGCAGCTGCCCCACCCACTCCTGGGAAGGGAAGACGAGGGAGGAAGAAGAAAGTCATAGCTactcagcctcctcctcctccacctgcgCAGGCTGCATCACCACCACCAGAGCAGATGGAGACCATCCTGATAGAAGCTGGAGACAACATCATACAG GCAGGCAACAACCTGTTGATTGTGCAGAGTCCCGGGCAGCCGGCTGTGGTGCAGCAGGTGCAGCTGGTCCAGTCTAAACCGGAGTCTCAGGTGGTTCAGATCCCACAGCAGGCCCTGAAGGTGGTGCAAGCCGCCTCAGCTACACTGCCACCAGTTCCACAGAGACAGACACCACCATCAAACCTGCAGGTCACCCCGACAGATCCTTCACCCACACAG ATTTTTTTCAAAACACCATCAGGTGAGTGGCAGACTGTCCAGCTCCAGGAGACGGTCTCCTCAACAGCTCCCCCCACGCCTTCAGtaacaaccaccaccaccacagcctCCTCACCTGCAGCCAGTACCAAAAAGACGCTAGTTGGGGGACGGAAGGAGCGGACTCTGGCCAAAATCGCTCCTGCAGGGGGAATGATTGCTCTGAATACATCACAGATGTCCTCAGCACCACAAGCAGTCCAGACGATCAGCATCAATGGGGTCCAAGTTCAGGGAGTTCCTGTCACCATCACCAACGCCGGGG GCCAACAGCACCTAACAGTGCAAACCATGCAGGGTGGAGGGCTCCAACTTGCAGCGCTGCAGGGCCAACCAGCCGTCCAGGTAGACCAGACCCTCACACTCGAGCTGCCTGGTCAGCCAGGAGAGAAGAAGAGGCGCATGGCTTGCACCTGCCCCAACTGTAAAGACGCTGATAAGAG GCCTGGGGAGGTGGGGAAGAGGAAGCACATCTGCCACGTCCCTGGCTGCGAGAAGACATTCAGGAAAACATCACTGCTCAGAGCTCACGTCCGACTGCACACTGGTGAGAGGCCCTTCGCCTGTAGCTGGGTCTTCTGTGGGAAACGCTTCACACGCAGTGACGAGCTGCAGCGGCACGCCAGAACGCACACGG gAGACAAACGGTTCGAGTGCAGCCAGTGTCAAAAACGTTTCATGCGGAGCGACCACCTGACGAAGCATTACAAGACTCACATAAACACCAAGAACCTGTGA